In Chlorocebus sabaeus isolate Y175 chromosome 5, mChlSab1.0.hap1, whole genome shotgun sequence, one genomic interval encodes:
- the TXNL4B gene encoding thioredoxin-like protein 4B isoform X2, with protein sequence MSFLLPKLTSKKEVDQAIKSTAEKVLVLRFGRDEDPVCLQLDDILSKTSSDLSKMAAIYLVDVDQTPVYTQYFDISYIPSTVFFFNGQHMKVDYGSPDHTKFVGSFKTKQDFIDLIEVIYRGAMRGKLIVQSPIDPKNIPKYDLLYQDI encoded by the exons ATGAGCTTCCTACTGCCCAAGCTGACTAGCAAAAAGGAAGTAGACCAGGCGATAAAAAGTACTGCTGAGAAGGTGTTGGTTCTCAGGTTTGGAAGAGATGAAGATCCTGTCTGTCTGCAGCTAGATGATATT CTTTCTAAGACCTCTTCTGACTTAAGTAAAATGGCTGCTATATATCTGGTAGATGTAGACCAAACTCCAGTTTATACACAGTATTTTGACATCAGTTATATTCCGTCTACTGTCTTTTTCTTCAATGGGCAGCATATGAAAGTGGATTATGG ATCTCCAGATCACACTAAGTTTGTGGGAAGCTTCAAAACCAAACAAGACTTCATAGATTTGATTGAAGTAATCTATCGAGGAGCAATGAGGGGGAAGCTTATTGTCCAAAGTCCTATTGATCCCAAGAATATTCCCAAATATGACCTTCTCTATCAAGACATTTAG
- the DHX38 gene encoding pre-mRNA-splicing factor ATP-dependent RNA helicase PRP16, with product MGDTSEDASIHRLEGTDLDSQVGGLICKTKSAASEQHVFKAPAPRPSLLGLDLLASLKRREREEKDDGEDKKKSKISSYKDWEESKDDQKDAEEEGSDQAGRNIRKDRHYRSARVETPSHPGGVSEEFWERSRQRERERREHGVYASSKEEKDWKKEKSRDRDYDRKRDRDDRDRSRHSSRSERDGGSERSSRRNEPESPRHRPKDAATPSRSTWEEEDSGYGSSRRSQWESPSPTPSYRDSERSHRLSTRDRDRSVRGKYSDDTPLPTPSYKYNEWADDRRHLGSTPRLSRGRGRREEGEEGISFDTEEERQQWEDDQRQADRDWYMMDEGYDEFHNPLAYSSEDYVRRREQHLHKQKQKRISAQRRQINEDNERWETNRMLTSGVVHRLEVDEDFEEDNAAKVHLMVHNLVPPFLDGRIVFTKQPEPVIPVKDATSDLAIIARKGSQTVRKHREQKERKKAQHKHWELAGTKLGDIMGVKKEEEPDKAVTEDGKVDYRTEQKFADHMKKKSEASSEFAKKKSILEQRQYLPIFAVQQELLTIIRDNSIVIVVGETGSGKTTQLTQYLHEDGYTDYGMIGCTQPRRVAAMSVAKRVSEEMGGNLGEEVGYAIRFEDCTSENTLIKYMTDGILLRESLREADLDHYSAIIMDEAHERSLNTDVLFGLLREVVARRSDLKLIVTSATMDAEKFAAFFGNVPIFHIPGRTFPVDILFSKTPQEDYVEAAVKQSLQVHLSGAPGDILIFMPGQEDIEVTSDQIVEHLEELENAPALAVLPIYSQLPSDLQAKIFQKAPDGVRKCIVATNIAETSLTVDGIMFVIDSGYCKLKVFNPRIGMDALQIYPISQANANQRSGRAGRTGPGQCFRLYTQSAYKNELLTTTVPEIQRTNLANVVLLLKSLGVQDLLQFHFMDPPPEDNMLNSMYQLWILGALDNTGGLTSTGRLMVEFPLDPALSKMLIVSCDMGCSSEILLIVSMLSVPAIFYRPKGREEESDQIREKFAVPESDHLTYLNVYLQWKNNNYSTIWCNDHFIHAKAMRKVREVRAQLKDIMVQQRMSLASCGTDWDIVRKCICAAYFHQAAKLKGIGEYVNIRTGMPCHLHPTSSLFGMGYTPDYIVYHELVMTTKEYMQCVTAVDGEWLAELGPMFYSVKQAGKSRQENRRRAKEEASAMEEEMALAEEQLRARRQEQEKRSPLGSVRSTKIYTPGRKEQGEPMTPRRTPARFGL from the exons ATGGGGGACACCAGTGAGGATGCCTCCATCCATCGATTGGAAGGCACTGATCTGGACTCTCAGGTTGGCGGTCTTATTTGCAAGACCAAAAGTGCAGCCAGCGAGCAGCATGTCTTCAAGGCCCCTGCTCCCCGCCCTTCATTACTGGGACTGGACTTGCTGGCTTCCCTGAAACGGAGGGAGCGAGAGGAGAAGGACGATGGGGAGGACAAGAAGAAGTCCAAAATCTCTTCCTACAAGGACTGGGAAGAGAGCAAGGATGACCAGAAGGATGCCGAGGAAGAGGGCAGTGACCAGGCTGGCCGAAATATCCGGAAAGACAG ACATTATCGATCTGCCCGGGTAGAAACTCCATCCCATCCAGGTGGTGTGAGTGAAGAGTTTTGGGAGCGCAGTCGGCAGAGAGAGCGGGAGCGGCGCGAACATGGTGTCTATGCCTCATCCAAAGAAGAAAAGGATTGGAAGAAGGAGAAATCGCGGGATCGAGACTATGACCGCAAGAGGGACAGAG ATGACCGGGATAGAAGTAGGCACAGCAGCAGATCGGAGCGAGATGGAGGGTCAGAGCGTAGCAGCAGAAGAAATGAGCCTGAGAGCCCACGACATCGACCTAAAG ATGCAGCCACCCCTTCAAGGTctacctgggaggaagaggacaGTGGCTATGGCTCCTCAAGGCGCTCCCAGTGGGAATCGCCCTCCCCGACGCCTTCCTATCGGGATTCTGAGCGGAGCCATCGGCTGTCCACTCGAGATCGAGACAG GTCTGTGAGGGGCAAGTACTCGGATGACACGCCTCTGCCAACCCCCTCCTACAAATACAATGAGTGGGCCGATGACAGAAGACACTTGGGGTCTACTCCACGTCTGTCCAGGGGTCGAG GAAGACGCGAggaaggtgaagaaggaattTCATTTGACACGGAGGAGGAGCGGCAGCAGTGGGAGGATGACCAGAGG CAAGCCGATCGGGATTGGTATATGATGGACGAGGGCTATGATGAGTTCCACAACCCACTGGCCTACTCCTCTGAGGACTATGTGAGGAGGCGGGAGCAGCACCTGCATAAACAGAAGCAGAAGCGCATTTCAGCTCAGCGGAGACAGATCAATGAG GATAACGAGCGTTGGGAGACAAACCGCATGCTCACCAGTGGGGTGGTCCATCGGCTGGAGGTGGACGAGGATTTTGAAGAGGACAACGCAGCCAAGGTGCATCTGATGGTGCACAATCTGGTGCCTCCCTTTCTGGATGGGCGCATTGTCTTCACCAAGCAG CCGGAGCCGGTGATTCCGGTGAAGGACGCCACTTCTGACCTGGCCATCATTGCTCGGAAAGGCAGCCAAACAGTGCGGAAGCACAGGGAGCAGAAGGAGCGCAAGAAG GCTCAGCACAAACACTGGGAACTGGCTGGGACCAAACTGGGAGATATAATGGGCGTCAAGAAGGAGGAAGAACCAGATAAAGCTGTGACGGAGGACGGGAAGGTGGACTACAG GACAGAGCAGAAGTTTGCAGATCACATGAAGAAAAAGAGCGAAGCCAGCAGTGAATTTGCAAAGAAGAAGTCCATCCTGGAGCAGAGGCAGTACCTGCCCATCTTTGCAGTGCAGCAGGAGCTGCTCACTATTATCAG AGACAACAGCATCGTGATCGTGGTTGGGGAGACAGGGAGTGGTAAGACCACTCAGCTGACACAGTACCTGCATGAAGATGGTTACACGGACTACGGGATGATTGGGTGTACCCAGCCCCGGCGTGTAGCTGCCATGTCAGTGGCCAAGAGAGTCAGTGAAGAGATGGGGGGAAACCTTGGTGAGGAG GTGGGCTATGCCATCCGCTTTGAAGACTGCACTTCAGAGAACACCTTGATCAAATACATGACTGACGGGATCCTGCTCCGAGAGTCCCTCCGGGAAGCCGACCTGGATCACTACAGCGCCATCATCATGGACGAGGCCCACGAGCGCTCCCTCAACACTGATGTGCTCTTCGGGCTGCTCCGGGAG GTGGTGGCTCGGCGATCAGACCTGAAGCTCATCGTCACATCAGCCACGATGGATGCAGAGAAGTTTGCTGCCTTTTTTGGGAATGTCCCCATCTTCCACATCCCTGGCCGTACCTTCCCTGTTGACATTCTCTTCAGCAAG ACCCCACAGGAGGAttatgtggaggctgcagtgaagcaGTCCTTGCAGGTACACCTGTCAGGGGCCCCTGGGGACATCCTTATCTTCATGCCTGGCCAGGAGGACATTGAG GTGACCTCAGACCAAATTGTGGAGCATCTGGAGGAACTGGAGAATGCACCTGCCCTGGCCGTGCTGCCCATCTACTCTCAGCTGCCTTCTGACCTCCAGGCCAAAATCTTCCAGAAG GCTCCAGATGGCGTTCGGAAGTGCATTGTTGCCACCAACATTGCCGAGACGTCTCTGACTGTTGATGGCATCATGTTTGTTATCGATTCTGGTTATTGCAAATTAAAG GTCTTCAACCCCAGGATTGGCATGGATGCTCTGCAGATCTATCCCATTAGCCAGGCCAATGCCAACCAGCGGTCAGGGCGAGCCGGCAGGACGGGCCCAGGTCAGTGTTTCAG GCTCTACACCCAGAGCGCCTACAAGAATGAGCTCCTGACCACCACAGTGCCCGAGATCCAgaggaccaacctggccaacgtggtgctGCTGCTCAAGTCCCTTGGGGTGCAGGACCTGCTGCAGTTCCACTTCATGGACCCGCCCCCGGAGGACAACATGCTCAACTCCATGTATCAGCTCTGGATCCTCGGGGCCCTGGACAACACAG GTGGTCTGACCTCTACCGGGCGGCTGATGGTGGAGTTCCCGCTGGACCCTGCCCTGTCCAAGATGCTTATCGTGTCCTGTGACATGGGCTGCAGTTCCGAGATCTTGCTCATCGTCTCCATGCTCTCCGTCCCGGCCATCTTCTACAGGCCCAAG GGTCGAGAGGAGGAGAGCGATCAAATCCGGGAGAAGTTTGCTGTCCCTGAGAGCGATCATTTGACCTACCTGAATGTCTACCTGCAGTGGAAGAACAATAATTACTCCACCATCTGGTGTAACGATCATTTCATCCATGCTAAGGCCATGCGGAAG GTCCGGGAGGTGCGAGCTCAACTCAAGGACATCATGGTGCAGCAGCGGATGAGCCTGGCCTCATGTGGCACTGACTGGGACATCGTCAGGAAGTGCATCTGTGCTGCCTATTTCCACCAAGCAGCCAAGCTCAAG GGAATTGGGGAGTACGTGAACATCCGCACAGGGATGCCCTGCCACTTGCACCCCACCAGCTCCCTTTTTGGAATGGGCTACACCCCAGATTACATAGTGTATCACGAGTTGGTCATGACCACCAAG GAGTACATGCAGTGCGTGACCGCTGTGGACGGGGAGTGGCTGGCGGAGCTGGGCCCCATGTTCTACAGCGTGAAACAGGCGGGCAAGTCACGGCAG GAGAACCGTCGTCGGGCCAAAGAGGAAGCCTCTGCCATGGAGGAGGAGATGGCGCTGGCCGAGGAACAGCTGCGAGCACGGCGGCAGGAGCAGGAGAAGCGCAGCCCCCTGGGCAGTGTCAG GTCTACGAAGATCTACACTCCAGGCCGGAAAGAGCAAGGGGAGCCTATGACCCCTCGCCGCACGCCAGCCCGCTTTGGTCTGTGA